The Peribacillus sp. FSL P2-0133 genome has a segment encoding these proteins:
- a CDS encoding C45 family peptidase, protein MKQIYSDVIQFRGTHYEFGYMQGEKLKDSLTVKNREDQWKIRQPRFTVEEEEVKKAITQFAPGVWEELLGLQEALKWPIDRVLQEFGGYRLDYVRSGCSIMTGDDYLIRNYDYHPKTYEGRYVLFQPTDQGYSSIGPSQRGTGRMDGMNEKGLVIGYNFMNRKNPGDGFICCMIGRLIVESCANVQEAVAMLKEIPHRHSFTYVVYDKSGSTYIVETSPRNVEVRTSNACTNHFEIMKNENRNHLIDSKRRLEIIQDHEGRLSSAYDAYRLFNDTNQGVFSDLYSSWAGTIHTSAYLPKEMKAWIALGGNQEPTSIDFSKWLEGENVELERIKGVIDTDIPFVHMDEGANWFRN, encoded by the coding sequence GTGAAGCAAATATATAGTGATGTCATACAATTTCGGGGTACACATTATGAGTTTGGATACATGCAAGGGGAGAAATTAAAAGATTCACTAACGGTAAAAAATCGTGAAGATCAGTGGAAGATTAGGCAGCCGCGGTTTACGGTTGAGGAAGAAGAGGTCAAGAAAGCAATTACACAATTCGCCCCTGGAGTTTGGGAAGAATTACTGGGGTTGCAAGAAGCGTTGAAATGGCCAATTGACCGCGTGCTGCAAGAGTTCGGTGGATACCGATTGGATTATGTTCGGTCGGGCTGCTCCATCATGACTGGCGATGATTATCTCATTCGCAATTATGATTACCACCCAAAGACCTATGAAGGACGATATGTCTTATTCCAGCCAACCGATCAAGGGTATTCAAGCATCGGCCCGAGTCAGCGAGGGACTGGTCGAATGGATGGAATGAATGAAAAGGGTCTGGTGATAGGCTATAATTTCATGAATCGCAAGAACCCTGGTGATGGTTTCATTTGCTGCATGATTGGCAGACTGATTGTTGAATCTTGTGCGAACGTACAAGAAGCGGTCGCGATGTTGAAGGAAATCCCGCATCGTCATTCCTTCACTTACGTCGTCTATGATAAAAGCGGAAGTACCTATATCGTTGAAACCTCTCCGAGAAATGTAGAGGTGCGCACGTCAAATGCCTGTACCAATCACTTTGAAATCATGAAAAATGAGAACCGTAACCATCTTATCGATTCGAAACGCCGATTGGAGATCATCCAAGATCATGAAGGGAGACTTTCATCTGCCTACGATGCTTACAGGTTGTTTAATGATACCAATCAAGGTGTCTTCTCGGATTTATATAGCAGCTGGGCGGGAACGATTCATACTTCCGCTTATTTACCTAAGGAGATGAAAGCTTGGATTGCCTTGGGAGGGAACCAGGAGCCGACTTCAATAGATTTTTCGAAATGGCTTGAAGGGGAAAATGTTGAATTAGAACGAATCAAAGGTGTAATTGATACGGATATTCCCTTCGTGCATATGGATGAGGGAGCGAATTGGTTTCGGAATTGA
- a CDS encoding IclR family transcriptional regulator, giving the protein MDENEGLKGSRTVQRSINIMNCFTLEESELSLTEISKKIDLAKSTTSRLLDTLVQNGLLQKKFSNSKYQFGYKMYQFGRIAENTISFEITELAKPFMKKLRNEIGESVSLYMLENKERRCIARYGSNQSIRHVVSIGEALPLEKGSGGKALLAFQSPAFVESILKNLDSEALRISLSDELPIIQKESIAMSLDERGAGVNSVASPIFGVDQEVNFCLCVSGPSTRFTQAVMDSIKSEVKMNALKISECFNDPKE; this is encoded by the coding sequence ATGGATGAAAATGAAGGCTTGAAAGGGTCAAGAACAGTTCAACGGTCAATTAATATAATGAACTGCTTTACTTTAGAAGAGTCAGAATTATCCTTAACGGAAATCTCGAAAAAGATAGATTTGGCAAAATCAACAACTTCCAGACTATTAGATACACTAGTACAAAATGGTCTTCTGCAAAAAAAATTCTCCAATTCAAAGTATCAGTTTGGCTATAAAATGTATCAGTTTGGTCGTATTGCGGAAAATACCATTTCATTTGAAATAACGGAACTTGCAAAACCATTCATGAAGAAACTAAGAAATGAAATTGGAGAATCAGTGAGTCTATATATGCTTGAAAATAAGGAACGAAGGTGTATTGCACGATACGGCAGTAATCAATCAATCCGTCATGTAGTAAGCATTGGAGAGGCACTTCCATTGGAGAAAGGTTCGGGTGGGAAGGCATTATTGGCTTTTCAGTCTCCGGCGTTTGTTGAATCAATTCTAAAAAATTTAGATTCCGAAGCATTACGAATTAGTCTATCAGACGAATTGCCAATTATTCAAAAAGAATCTATTGCTATGAGTTTAGACGAAAGAGGGGCCGGAGTTAATTCAGTTGCATCACCTATTTTTGGGGTGGATCAAGAAGTGAATTTTTGTCTATGCGTATCTGGGCCAAGTACAAGATTTACGCAAGCTGTAATGGATTCAATAAAAAGTGAAGTGAAGATGAATGCTTTAAAAATTTCAGAATGTTTTAATGACCCAAAAGAATAG
- a CDS encoding CoA transferase, whose product MDNPTNGPLTGIRVIDASTVIAAPFAATLLADLGAEVLKVELPDKGDPLRGLGPWKGSEPLRWPGLARNKQSITLDIRTIEGRELFKKLIRTADVLIENFRPGTMEKWGLGYEELREVNPRLIMTRQSGYGQTGPYAEKAGFGTPSTAFSGYTYLQGFQDRPPVSPSFSLLDYISGIYIAFGTVSALFHRETSNSEKGQIVEMGLYEGMFRMMDFLIAEHDQLGKVRERAPMLHGHSSPSGTYQTKDGHWVVMVCSTQKTWERLAQAMGRSDLIENPDYITNKKRMNNDSFLQELVMTFMKSLNKKELLSKMDEFGVPISPILSIKDIFEDPHYQARENILEVDHPQFGTIKVPGIVPKFSETPGRIRHRAPELGEHNKQVFSEELGLSEEELTNLKAKGVI is encoded by the coding sequence ATGGATAATCCAACAAATGGACCTTTGACTGGAATTCGTGTTATCGATGCATCGACTGTGATTGCTGCTCCGTTTGCAGCTACCTTATTAGCGGACTTGGGAGCTGAAGTGTTAAAAGTGGAACTTCCGGATAAAGGGGATCCTTTAAGGGGTCTTGGACCGTGGAAGGGTTCTGAACCATTGAGGTGGCCAGGTCTTGCACGTAATAAGCAGTCTATAACTTTGGACATTCGCACTATTGAGGGGAGGGAGTTATTTAAAAAATTAATTCGCACTGCAGATGTCCTGATAGAAAATTTCAGGCCTGGAACAATGGAGAAATGGGGACTAGGCTATGAAGAGCTGAGAGAAGTGAATCCTCGTCTCATTATGACTAGGCAATCGGGTTACGGGCAAACGGGACCATATGCAGAAAAGGCAGGGTTTGGAACACCTAGTACTGCCTTTTCGGGATATACCTATTTACAAGGGTTTCAGGATCGCCCCCCAGTAAGTCCTTCATTTTCTTTACTTGATTATATATCGGGCATTTATATTGCTTTTGGAACTGTAAGCGCTCTCTTTCATCGTGAAACTTCTAACTCTGAAAAAGGTCAAATCGTTGAGATGGGACTATATGAAGGGATGTTCAGGATGATGGATTTCTTAATTGCTGAACATGACCAACTCGGTAAAGTACGAGAGAGAGCACCTATGCTTCATGGTCATTCAAGTCCTTCCGGTACTTACCAAACAAAAGACGGACATTGGGTTGTTATGGTATGCAGTACACAAAAAACATGGGAACGTCTGGCTCAAGCTATGGGGCGGTCGGATTTGATAGAAAACCCTGATTATATAACAAATAAAAAACGAATGAATAACGATAGCTTCCTTCAAGAACTTGTTATGACTTTTATGAAATCCCTAAATAAAAAAGAGCTTTTGAGTAAAATGGATGAGTTTGGTGTTCCCATTTCACCAATATTAAGCATAAAGGATATCTTTGAAGATCCTCATTATCAAGCAAGGGAAAATATTTTGGAAGTTGATCACCCTCAGTTTGGAACGATTAAAGTTCCCGGCATTGTACCTAAGTTTTCAGAAACACCAGGGCGTATCCGTCATCGTGCACCAGAACTGGGAGAGCATAACAAACAAGTGTTTAGTGAAGAACTTGGTTTATCTGAAGAGGAATTAACGAATCTAAAAGCCAAAGGGGTCATCTAA
- a CDS encoding hydroxymethylglutaryl-CoA lyase — protein MKNEQMIVPDKVNIWEVLPRDGFQMEDKWIPTEEKIRIIRGLASTGIKHIEVTSFVHPQAIPQLKDAEEVVKRVQDLNGVKFRALVPNLRGAERAINAGMKKIKILLSATDSHSLSNSNCIVKEAQMDHLPIVELAGKYGVEVGGSIAVAFGCPYEGKVPLEKIVSILEGYKDMGVNEVSLADTAGMGNPKQVSEMLSIIRGLFPSFKFTLHLHNTRGMAFANAVAALQQGVTDFDSSTTGLGGCPYAPNAAGNIPTEDIVHGFHEMGIRTAINLDSLLEIASNIKSTIGHDGGSFILKAGPNNRLHSKPKGQKKLG, from the coding sequence ATGAAAAATGAACAAATGATCGTACCTGATAAAGTGAATATATGGGAAGTTCTCCCGCGAGATGGTTTTCAAATGGAAGACAAATGGATACCGACAGAAGAAAAGATTCGCATTATCCGTGGTCTGGCAAGTACAGGGATCAAACATATTGAAGTTACATCTTTTGTGCATCCTCAAGCAATACCTCAATTAAAAGATGCTGAAGAGGTGGTAAAGCGGGTTCAGGACTTAAATGGAGTAAAGTTCCGAGCGCTGGTTCCCAACTTGCGCGGGGCGGAACGTGCTATTAATGCAGGAATGAAAAAAATAAAGATATTATTATCTGCCACAGATTCACATAGCCTATCCAATTCCAACTGTATAGTTAAAGAAGCACAAATGGATCACCTGCCGATTGTAGAACTTGCTGGAAAATATGGTGTAGAAGTAGGAGGTTCAATTGCGGTAGCATTTGGCTGTCCATATGAAGGTAAGGTACCTCTGGAAAAGATAGTATCCATTCTTGAAGGATACAAAGATATGGGGGTTAACGAAGTTTCTTTGGCAGATACGGCTGGAATGGGAAATCCAAAGCAAGTATCCGAAATGTTAAGTATCATTAGAGGTTTATTCCCTAGTTTCAAGTTCACTTTACATTTACACAATACAAGAGGAATGGCATTTGCCAATGCAGTAGCAGCCTTGCAGCAAGGGGTCACTGATTTTGATAGTTCCACCACTGGATTGGGAGGATGCCCTTATGCCCCTAACGCTGCAGGAAATATTCCCACAGAAGATATTGTACATGGCTTTCATGAAATGGGAATCCGGACAGCCATTAATCTTGACTCATTACTCGAAATCGCCAGCAATATCAAAAGTACAATTGGGCACGATGGTGGAAGCTTTATTCTTAAGGCAGGGCCGAACAACAGGCTGCATTCTAAACCAAAAGGTCAAAAAAAGCTTGGGTGA
- a CDS encoding CitMHS family transporter: MLSILGFMMIVVFMYLIMSKRLSALNALIIIPVIFALIGGFTDLGPMMMSGIETIAPTAIMVIFAILYFGILIDAGMFDPLVTRMVKISKGDPLKISVTTAVLSLLVGLDGDGTITYLIVVTALLPLYEKLGMNKLILACLPAMSMGIMNVLPWGGPTARVMSIFGYDAMELLGPIIPSIIAGAVYVIGLGVFFGVRERKRLGVYGHYTETEGEIAVSMEDITDQSLKRPKLYWFNIILTLLLVFALVKAILPLPALFMIAFVIVMVVNYPNLKEQQRRVEAHAGNILTVTSLIFAAGIFAGILEGTEMVDAMASTLVHIIPDFLGPQLPVIVGLTSMPFTFVMANDPYYFGIIPIIAETASGFGIDKLEIAQASLLGQPLHLLSPLVGSVYVLIGLVGIEFREHIKFSLKYAVGSALVMIITAILFGTLSI; the protein is encoded by the coding sequence ATGTTATCCATATTAGGATTCATGATGATTGTTGTTTTTATGTATTTAATTATGAGTAAGCGATTAAGTGCACTTAATGCCCTGATTATCATTCCGGTCATTTTTGCTCTGATAGGCGGATTCACTGATTTAGGACCTATGATGATGAGTGGGATTGAAACAATTGCACCAACCGCAATAATGGTGATATTCGCCATTTTATATTTTGGAATATTAATAGACGCAGGTATGTTTGATCCCTTGGTAACAAGAATGGTGAAGATATCAAAAGGGGATCCATTAAAGATTTCCGTTACTACTGCAGTATTGTCTTTATTGGTAGGGTTGGACGGGGATGGAACGATCACGTATCTTATTGTCGTTACAGCATTATTGCCATTATACGAGAAGTTAGGGATGAATAAGTTAATACTGGCTTGTCTCCCAGCAATGTCAATGGGAATCATGAATGTACTTCCTTGGGGGGGACCAACTGCAAGGGTAATGTCCATCTTTGGATACGACGCTATGGAACTCCTAGGACCAATTATCCCATCTATAATCGCTGGAGCAGTATATGTCATTGGGCTAGGCGTGTTTTTTGGGGTTAGGGAACGCAAAAGGTTAGGTGTTTATGGTCATTATACAGAAACAGAAGGTGAAATAGCCGTATCAATGGAGGACATTACGGACCAATCATTAAAAAGACCCAAATTGTATTGGTTCAACATCATTCTTACACTATTATTGGTTTTTGCCTTAGTTAAAGCAATTTTGCCATTACCTGCTCTATTTATGATTGCATTTGTTATAGTCATGGTTGTAAACTACCCGAATTTAAAAGAGCAACAGAGAAGAGTTGAAGCACATGCAGGAAACATTCTAACTGTCACTTCCTTGATCTTTGCTGCGGGTATTTTCGCAGGAATATTGGAGGGAACTGAAATGGTGGATGCCATGGCTTCAACTTTAGTGCATATTATACCAGACTTTCTAGGTCCACAATTGCCTGTAATTGTAGGATTGACCAGTATGCCATTTACGTTTGTAATGGCAAATGACCCTTATTATTTCGGTATTATTCCAATCATTGCTGAGACTGCTTCGGGATTCGGTATTGATAAACTGGAGATTGCACAGGCCTCTTTATTAGGGCAGCCATTACATTTATTAAGTCCATTGGTCGGGTCTGTATATGTATTGATTGGGCTTGTCGGCATAGAGTTTAGGGAGCATATTAAGTTTTCACTTAAATACGCTGTCGGATCAGCGTTGGTTATGATTATTACAGCTATCCTTTTCGGTACATTATCAATCTAG
- a CDS encoding RraA family protein produces the protein MNSLTPKPPLLPKSIIDRAKKLNTTLIADALYDSNAGVMDYKIKPVSSGMKVIATAMTVDMIAGDNLLLHQAIYAGSEGYVLIADGKGHKGNAYLGELMAGAAHAVGLEGIIIDGFVRDKEALCELGFPIFAKGITPKGPCKDRPGDLNTPITCGGVNVHPGDLVIGDEDGVVVVSQVKIEEVFSRAEKKLTYEQKRLEEIAEYGSKRKQGVIEGNIEPSWLKSEIGNFNM, from the coding sequence TTGAATAGCTTAACCCCAAAGCCTCCGTTATTACCCAAGTCAATCATTGATAGAGCTAAAAAGTTAAATACGACCCTTATAGCAGACGCTTTGTATGATTCTAATGCTGGTGTAATGGATTATAAGATAAAGCCTGTGTCATCCGGAATGAAAGTGATAGCAACAGCCATGACGGTTGATATGATTGCGGGAGATAATTTACTTCTTCATCAAGCCATTTATGCTGGAAGTGAAGGCTATGTATTAATTGCGGATGGGAAAGGTCACAAAGGAAATGCCTACCTTGGAGAGTTAATGGCTGGGGCTGCGCACGCAGTAGGACTTGAGGGGATTATCATTGACGGTTTTGTTCGTGATAAAGAGGCTCTTTGTGAATTGGGGTTTCCGATTTTTGCAAAGGGAATCACTCCAAAAGGGCCGTGTAAAGATCGACCGGGAGATCTTAATACGCCGATCACATGTGGCGGTGTAAATGTTCATCCTGGTGATTTAGTCATAGGAGATGAAGATGGTGTAGTTGTTGTTTCACAGGTTAAAATTGAAGAGGTATTTTCCAGAGCAGAGAAAAAATTAACTTATGAACAAAAGCGTCTCGAAGAAATAGCGGAATATGGAAGTAAACGTAAACAAGGTGTTATAGAAGGAAATATTGAACCTTCCTGGTTGAAAAGTGAAATAGGGAATTTTAACATGTGA
- a CDS encoding DUF3817 domain-containing protein has translation MFSTAIGWFRFITIIEGISYVLLLAIGMPIKYILDIGEATLILGSIHGFLFVVFGLLLLYVSIISKWSFLKMAMIFIVSFIPFGNFVIDRRLLKQS, from the coding sequence ATGTTTTCTACAGCTATTGGATGGTTTCGGTTTATTACAATAATTGAGGGAATCTCATATGTTCTATTGCTTGCCATTGGTATGCCCATTAAGTACATATTGGATATTGGGGAAGCAACACTCATTTTAGGAAGCATCCATGGTTTCTTATTTGTCGTGTTTGGGCTTTTATTACTTTATGTGAGCATCATATCAAAATGGTCCTTTTTAAAAATGGCTATGATTTTCATCGTTTCATTCATCCCATTTGGGAATTTTGTAATCGACCGCAGGCTATTGAAGCAAAGTTAA
- a CDS encoding ABC transporter ATP-binding protein: MEPLLKVENIKKTYGKSSAAYTALENISFDIHEGEFVGIMGPSGAGKSTLLNMLATIDSPTEGKIFMNDTSIHDMKGADLTDFRRDNLGFIFQDYNLLDSLTVKENILLPLAIAKVPAKEITNLVNRIAKVFGIEDLLAKYPYQISGGQKQRTAAARALVTEPALILADEPTGALDSKSATGLLESLSELNEKNHSTIMLVTHDAYAASFCRRIIFIKDGTLSAEIYRRGQSRKAFFQEIMDVLATIGGEVDDVI; encoded by the coding sequence ATGGAACCATTATTAAAAGTGGAAAATATAAAAAAAACATATGGTAAATCAAGCGCTGCCTACACAGCGTTGGAAAATATATCTTTTGACATTCATGAAGGGGAGTTTGTAGGGATCATGGGACCTTCTGGAGCGGGTAAATCGACGTTGCTCAATATGTTGGCAACCATTGATTCGCCGACTGAAGGGAAAATTTTTATGAATGATACGAGCATTCACGATATGAAAGGTGCTGACTTAACGGATTTCAGACGTGATAATCTTGGTTTCATCTTCCAGGATTATAATTTGCTAGACTCATTGACTGTGAAGGAAAATATATTATTACCACTGGCGATTGCGAAAGTTCCAGCGAAAGAAATTACTAACTTGGTGAATCGTATTGCTAAAGTATTTGGGATTGAAGATTTATTAGCTAAATACCCATACCAAATCTCCGGTGGGCAAAAGCAAAGAACAGCTGCAGCCAGAGCGCTTGTGACAGAGCCTGCATTGATCCTGGCTGATGAGCCAACAGGTGCACTTGATTCAAAATCAGCAACAGGTCTGCTGGAAAGCTTAAGTGAACTAAATGAAAAAAATCATTCCACCATCATGTTGGTGACACATGATGCATATGCCGCAAGCTTCTGCCGGCGGATCATTTTCATCAAGGATGGTACGCTTTCAGCAGAAATTTATCGTCGTGGCCAATCACGTAAAGCTTTCTTCCAAGAAATTATGGATGTCCTTGCAACAATTGGAGGTGAGGTAGATGACGTTATTTAG